The genomic segment CTTTTACCTAAAATACTAACTAGTCTTCGAGCAATCCATGCACCTATACATGTGGTCTAAATCTTTCCGTGCCACAACGTATACTAGCTAGAGGTGTTGAAGTTCTAAAAACGCACTTGACACGGCtgtttttctccatttcttaTTAAGGTTCGTGGCAGAGTTTTTGAGATGTTTGTATTCAGTATAAGTAAAGTTTTAGCTGGCCTTCACATAATTAACAGGGGAAACTAGAAGATGGAAGATTGATTGCTGTAAAGAAGCTGTCGGCAGACAAATCACAACAAGGGGAATCCGAATTCCTCGCGGAAGTGAAGATGATCACGAGCATACAGCACAAGAATCTGGTTCGCCTTCTCGGCTGTTGCTCGGATGGAGACCAACGGCTACTTGTGTATGAATACATGAAGAATGGGAGTCTAGACAACATCATTTATGGTAAATGTCCCATCATTTCTCTACACATTTCACTTCACCTGGATACCGACAGACATGGGCTTTTATTCCATACATGTTTAGTACATTTCCAAGAAACCAAGAAAATGCGCAAAATTTCACCAAAGTTGTGTGTGATGGACGCAGGGAAGAATGAGTTTTTCTTAAGCTGGAATATTCGGTTCCAGATAATTCTCGGAATTGCTCGAGGATTGCAGTATCTACACGAAGACGCGCATGTCAGAATCGTCCACAGGGATATTAAAGCCAGCAACATTCTCCTGGATGAAAAGTTCCAGCCCAGGATTGGAGACTTCGGACTGGCCAGGTTTTTCCCCGAAGATCAGGCTTATCTCAGCACCAAGTTCGCCGGAACCTTGTGAGATTTACACCAATATAACAAAGAAAACGTGAGATTCTTAATAAACTACATAATTAACATGGTACACTTTTCGCAGAGGTTATACAGCTCCGGAATATGCTATTAGAGGAGAACTGTCTGAAAAGGTCGATATCTACAGCTTTGGGGTTCTTGTACTAGAAATCATAAACTGCAGGAAGAACACTGACCTCAGTTTGCAGTCAGAAATGCAATATCTGCCCGAATATGTAAGTGTTTTTTTCTTCCTAAGCAAATGTTGATTGATTCTATTGTGGAACCTGGCCAGATCTAACGACCCCAATGCATTTGGAGCCGTTGGCTTGTTTATGCTCTGATTATCCAGGCAAGGCCATTACCCTCGAGATAATGGCCCTTCCGTAGGACTAGTTCTCGCCTTCTAGGTAACTCGGTCATCTTGGTCTCAGGCCCTCTACCCACATACTTGTCAGCTCTCTGTCCTCGGGCATTCCTACCTGGCCTGCGTTATACTGGCCAAACCCACCTCGGCCAGTAATAATGCTCAAGTCTAGGTCCTGGTGGGTCCCTTTAAATACCCAGGGCGTCAGAGATTTTGTCTCTGGTCCATGATAGACTTGCACGATCTTCCATCAGACTTTTCTAGTTCTATATAAATGTTTAAAGAAGCACCATTCAGAAATCAGAAGCTTTCTGTTTAACTGTTTCgtttaaaaataaaaggaaaatTAATTGTCACGAGTTAGTATTTCCCACACACAAAAACAAACCGACTCTTCAATCTTCATCTACTAATGGGTCAGGGATTAACTGCGATTTGATCATGTATGTTTGACACTTTATGATTTTTGTCATCCTTGTTGTCAAATTTCAATTATAATTCTGcatatttcgattttttttcaGTTTTGATTTTTTGTTAGGGAGGGGAAAAtggataaaattccaaaaaaaaaaaaagagttgcgcaattaattgaaatgttaATCAAAATCGCGAGCATAAATATGTATGACCAAAACTGCAATAATTCTTGTGTCCACTTGCGAGCACAATCTCAATGAGGTGAATTAATGAGTGATTAAATGAGCTCTGAATCAGGCTTGGAAGCTGTACGAGAGGTGTATGATGCATGATCTCATAGATTCCAGGCTAAGAAACGATGACCTCGTGGAAAAGGACGTTTTACAAGTAATTCAAGTAGCATTCTTATGCCTTCAGCCTGAAGCCGATTCCAGGCCACCAATGTCTGAGATCGTAGCCATGCTAACTTGCAAGGTTGAGTTAGGTGCAACTGTCCCGACCCGACCCACATTCTTGAGTCGAAAGCCGAGAACTGATGACAAAATTTCATGGGATTCTATATCCGAGCCTTGTCCATCTCCTCTGAAGAGTGATTCCCTTTCGTTCCCCCGGCATGCAAAGTAAACCGGGAACGAATTTAGCAGCTGGTTCGgagggaatttttttttttcttttctaagaaaaatactaataaatatttgatttttttttaaaaaaaattccccTGCCAGTCTGGCTTCGTTAAAATATAAACcatgtttttcaaaaaataaaactttACTTATAATTAAAATCAATCTTGCAAGCTATATATATGGTTTATAGAAACTGGTAAAGATATGCAGAAACCATTCTTTAAATTCATgtcttttttttcaaaattaattgataaatggagagttttcgtgAAATCGAAAATTGCTACTTATATGATGTCACGTCAATGATTAGACCAAAACAACAAAATTTAAAAGTTAATATACAAAAACAAACTCTAAAAACGTCTTAATAGATCAACCTAAATTAGACACGTTGAAGTTATTTTCTAATTTGTAGCtattttcctttttttattAATGTTATTTAAATTCGAGTTTAAAATGAATTCATTTCTCGGATCATGTTATGAGATATAACCTagttaaataaacataaaaattaatcaaattattactattttattttataaaaaaagaagaaaaaagtgTTGATCATGTTTTTTTTGGAATATTTTTTGTTGAGTGCGATAATTGTTTTTGATAAATAGATTGATCAAGCCATAATATTTTAACTatcatataatttaaaaaatttgaattataTCGTTATTATCaactataatttttaataaaacgtTTAACGTATTTAGTTCGGATTGTCATTAACGAGGGTGTTGATGGGACAATTTGACCTAACTTGGCTTTGAATTTTGCCCATTCGCCATAGAGACAAATATCCGAGAATGAAAAGGCAATATGTATTATGGCAATATCTCTCTTTCCAAAAGTCATTTGCAACCCCTCTCTACTAAAAAGCATTTTCAATAAAATTTGGATTTAAaatgtaaataattatatattataaactGCCAAATAATATTAAACCCGatttatttaagctttaatACATATGACACGATGTGAAAATTTAGGAGTACTAGGAAGAAGCATTTGTGTCCGttcaatattatataaattataaaaattactCCTAATAATATACGATGATGTTTAGCTTATATTAGTTTAAAGTTTAAATACGTTTTTTATTGGAATGTAAACATAGATAAAAATTTTGAAGTCGTTAGGTCAATTTTAGAATAAGAAAAAATGATGTATACTTGTTACAATTAATTAAAAGCTAAGAATATAAACATAGTTTTTgcgagacagatatcttatttgggtcatcttgaaaaaatattaatttttaatgctaaaaatattaccttttatttatgagtgattcgcaataaaaaaaaagtaatttgaaaataataaaaaactaTCATGTTTAgataagagtaggtctcttgtgagacggtctcacgaatctttatctgtgagacgtgtcaactctaccgatattcacaataaaaagtaatactcttagcataaaaaaaaatacttttccatagatgacccaaataagacatctgtctcacaaaatacgactcgtgagaccgtctcacacaagtttttactttTAGGATAATTATTCTGGCTGTATAAGCATACAAGGCGTGTAAATTGATACTAGAGGTTCATGACAATTTCTCTATGAAATTATGATGATCATTATTTTGTGGTCTTACCGTTACAAATCTAAAAATCGCCTAACCGCAAATTATTTAGAGCTCTTTTCGACCTATTCAACATTATAATTCTCATGATTTTTTTCGTTCTCTTATTTAATCATCAAATATTACATGATATTAATTAGGCGTGATAGAATTAAGCGAATAGAACaccaaaaatcaatttttttaataggggatataattattattttttacgtACGGAtgtataataaaattaaaaaaatatatgaattaATCATATTCGAAAgtacaattaatttttttaatgtagTCATACGATGCAGCTTCCACATGCATGAAATGTTTAAATTAATATCAGCTCAccgatgagtaatcttgtgtcAGATTAATAAATGTCCCATTGCTGGTGATATTAAAAGCAAAGTCATGATATATAAATAAATGgaattaaataatttgaaatcaaAATTCAACTCACCTCCCTTTGTTTGACTTTACAAGATCTTGCCaccattatttttaaaattcaataattatgaGAAAATTCAACGGGTATCTTTCATTTGCATCTTGTCGGAATTTAGATTTTTTGTCTACACAAAGTAATTATTTTAtggtaaaagaaaaaaaacagaAATCCGATATTTTCGCtttatgttatttattttttaaaagaaaaaagtcCGTTTGATCGCATATCCATTGACAGGGGATCAAAAATCTGATATCTAAATATCTTATGGTGCTAGAATGTTGATTAATACTAAGGGAGGATTGTGGAATTGGTCTTTTAATGAGTTGAGCTCATTATGATTTTGGTAATTTAGATCATTACATTTCAACTTTAGCTCGTTATTTAATCTtgttttacaattttagtattttttttattgggaGTACTGGTGCAGTGTTTGATACTCAAGTAATATCTAACATCAAATCTTCAATAGTTGATGTCCTGCTAACACGACATTAACATTCCCGTACATGAAAAGTGACTAAAATATTGAATAAGTTAAGATAACAAATGAATATTGAAATTTGGctacttaaaatatcataatcacAATGATGCTAAACCGGAACACAGATATAATTTTTCCTACTACTATACTGATACTAAAAGTTGGATgacttttatttatatatatactgatcATAGTCATGATGATGCAAGATTCATACGTAAAATACATACAACTTCTCTGTtatcacaaaaacttatataaGATCGTTTCACGTGTCAATTTTGTTAGACGATTTTTCGATATGACCTAGcccataaaatatattaattattacgTCCAAATTTTCATTgcaaaagtataattttttgttaataatGTTATGAATAAACATTTTGTAATATATGCATATTAGAtcgtaaaaaaataatttttatttcaaaaatatattgtGTAATATATACTGATTATTTTTatgtgaaaaaaattattttcgacTGCAGGATCTGGATCAAGTCGACACATCTACCTCActtatataaataaatgaaaCTATTATACAAGATATTTACTCCTCTAGTTATTATGCGATCATTTCAAATAAagagttttttgtttttttaaatagaGATACTTGTGAAAATCCAAATGAAGGATGCTCAAATTTtcaactaattaatcaattaattataccCTAATCTACAATATATGAACAAATTAAGAAGGTAATTGATAAACAAATTTCGACTaataatcatcaattaattattaaaataatataccaTATATCAATCTTTGGTAACATGCATTAAAGTACTACTCTATTTCACCATCTCATTAAAATATATCTATCTGAATCTATAATTCTTTAATTTCCTGCAAAATCATATAAAATTAAATGAAGaactaaaaaaaacaattaattaaaaagcaTTTGAATATGAAGATGAAGAAGAGCACATGCAAATGATTTCCTAGCAATATCGCACTGATTCCAATTCAAACAATAAATTAGTCCATCCATCTTGAATCTTGGCATGCATCCTCCTTTAATTTCCCTCGGATTACACCCCCAGAAGTACATAATATAAAATCGTAATTGGCAATGCAATTAACATTCCAAATATCACCCTGTCAAATACCATTAAACACTGTAAGAAATCattcaaattaaataataaataaatatatatatataacacttACGCAGTGCTTAGTATGTCGGGATGGACGTTGTATTCCTTTGCAAACACAAATGGAACGATTCCTTGAGGAAGGGCAGCCTGTTATAATAATATCCAGAAGAAAAAACTGAATATAATTAGTTATAATTTTTAGTTAGACGATCCCCTGAAAGTTCATTTCATAGTTCTGAATTATATTAATTCGAACACCTAAAACAGCTAACATCGGATTCAGTTATACCTGAACAATTGCGACATGCAGGAGAACTCCTCTAAGACCAATGACAATCGAAGTGGCAGCAATGACTGCTGGACCTGTCAAGAATCTCACGGCCATTGAGAATGTGGCCACTGATCTCCCACAAGCTATCACCTTTGGTTGCAAAGCCATGAATAAACCTGCCATAGCAAAATTACTTCTTTTatgctaaaaaaaattattttttattatgacaATAATAATATAAGGTAATTACCTAGGCTGAACATGGCCATGCCAAGACCTGCATCGGATAAAATCGATATCGATCCTTTAACAATCGACGGCATTTCAATGTTCCACCTGTGTCATTCAATGGAAACTAAACTAGTTAATTTCTGTGTTATAGGAAGGGTTTTTAACGGGATCGGAGTAGGGATACACACGAGCCAAGATGAGCAAGAGTATAGCGTTTTCGATGTAACAAAATGTTTTTCTAGTCGAAACTTCGAGGATTGAGTTTGAGCTCGAGTCGAACTTTCATAAT from the Primulina eburnea isolate SZY01 chromosome 3, ASM2296580v1, whole genome shotgun sequence genome contains:
- the LOC140826703 gene encoding cold-responsive protein kinase 1-like; translated protein: MEILHDFHAVKSPPASLDVQSSTSSHHPSPAVFFLLGGILVLLICLFFIFICRKYIKPGKLKGIVAHAVRQPVAKDALSGNLRMICYFKYQTLKKATENFHQNNLLGRGGFGPVYLGKLEDGRLIAVKKLSADKSQQGESEFLAEVKMITSIQHKNLVRLLGCCSDGDQRLLVYEYMKNGSLDNIIYGKNEFFLSWNIRFQIILGIARGLQYLHEDAHVRIVHRDIKASNILLDEKFQPRIGDFGLARFFPEDQAYLSTKFAGTLGYTAPEYAIRGELSEKVDIYSFGVLVLEIINCRKNTDLSLQSEMQYLPEYAWKLYERCMMHDLIDSRLRNDDLVEKDVLQVIQVAFLCLQPEADSRPPMSEIVAMLTCKVELGATVPTRPTFLSRKPRTDDKISWDSISEPCPSPLKSDSLSFPRHAK